The proteins below come from a single Nocardiopsis gilva YIM 90087 genomic window:
- a CDS encoding cold-shock protein yields MSQGTVKWFNGEKGYGFIQQDAGGPDVFVHYSNILGNGFRNLEENQRVEFDITQGPKGPQAENVQGL; encoded by the coding sequence ATGTCGCAGGGAACCGTCAAGTGGTTCAACGGCGAAAAGGGCTATGGTTTCATCCAGCAGGACGCCGGTGGCCCCGACGTTTTCGTGCACTACAGCAACATTCTCGGCAACGGCTTCCGTAACCTGGAAGAGAACCAGCGTGTCGAGTTCGACATCACCCAGGGCCCGAAGGGCCCGCAGGCGGAGAACGTCCAGGGCCTCTAA